Proteins from one Deltaproteobacteria bacterium genomic window:
- a CDS encoding acyl-CoA/acyl-ACP dehydrogenase, protein MDISFNEDQIEIRNQARRFLENECPIEYVRDMFEDEQGFTDEIWGKMAEMGWMGMHIPEEYDGIGLGLTDLCIVLEEMGRALTPGPYFSTVMLAAEAIIEAGNESQKKAYLPKISMGETRGTLALSEPDSGPEPGYIQMEARSEGDGFVLNGAKLFVPDAHTSDFMVCAARTEPGDDPAQGITLFLVDTKADGLSITPLKTMDRTRKQCEVKFDGVCISIDEVLGEVHKGWGALFRMLQRAQIGLGADSVGGAQKAMEIAVEYAKIRHQFNQPIGAFQAIKHNCANMLVDVESARSLLYYTVWAQEEEDSGPAALAASALKSFATDAYRNVATSGVQVMGGIGCTWEHDMHFYLKRAKFNQVALGDSAFHREEVTRLLGI, encoded by the coding sequence ATGGATATAAGTTTCAACGAAGATCAAATCGAAATCAGAAACCAGGCGCGCCGGTTTCTTGAGAACGAATGCCCCATCGAGTATGTCCGTGACATGTTCGAAGATGAACAAGGATTCACGGACGAAATATGGGGCAAAATGGCCGAAATGGGCTGGATGGGGATGCACATCCCCGAGGAATATGACGGGATCGGCCTGGGCCTTACCGACCTCTGCATCGTACTGGAAGAAATGGGGCGGGCCCTAACGCCTGGCCCTTATTTTTCAACGGTTATGCTGGCGGCTGAAGCCATAATCGAGGCGGGGAACGAATCACAGAAGAAGGCTTATCTCCCTAAAATCTCCATGGGTGAAACGCGAGGGACCCTGGCCCTTAGCGAGCCTGACAGCGGTCCGGAGCCGGGATATATACAGATGGAGGCGCGCTCAGAAGGGGACGGCTTTGTCCTTAATGGCGCCAAGCTCTTTGTGCCCGACGCCCATACCTCAGACTTCATGGTGTGCGCGGCCCGCACCGAGCCTGGTGACGATCCGGCTCAAGGGATCACTCTTTTCCTGGTTGACACCAAGGCCGACGGTCTCTCCATCACTCCCTTGAAGACCATGGATCGGACGCGGAAGCAGTGTGAGGTCAAATTTGACGGTGTTTGTATTTCTATAGACGAAGTCCTCGGGGAGGTTCATAAAGGTTGGGGCGCCCTCTTTCGAATGCTCCAGCGGGCCCAGATAGGCCTGGGCGCGGATAGTGTCGGCGGCGCTCAAAAGGCCATGGAGATCGCGGTGGAGTATGCCAAGATCCGGCATCAGTTCAATCAACCTATTGGGGCTTTCCAGGCTATTAAACATAATTGTGCGAATATGTTGGTTGATGTTGAGAGCGCGCGGTCCCTCCTTTATTATACCGTCTGGGCTCAGGAAGAGGAGGACTCCGGCCCGGCCGCCCTCGCGGCCTCAGCCTTAAAATCCTTTGCCACGGACGCCTACCGGAACGTCGCCACCTCGGGCGTTCAGGTCATGGGAGGCATCGGCTGCACCTGGGAGCATGATATGCACTTCTACCTGAAGCGGGCCAAGTTCAATCAGGTCGCCCTTGGCGATTCTGCTTTCCACAGGGAAGAAGTGACGCGGCTTCTGGGAATCTGA